Proteins encoded in a region of the Bacillota bacterium genome:
- a CDS encoding branched-chain amino acid ABC transporter permease: MFWLLAQQTLNGLVMGLVYALLALGLTISFGIGRVINFAHGELYMLGAFFTYLAAERVGYLGGIAVALVAMAIAGVMTDRLVLRPLRNRRASIWAPFLATLAVSLVVQNGALAVFGPDPYLLSSPYAYEPIVLAGLVITKQDILIAVVAGLATLLLTVFIKRGKYGLAMRAVARDRQTAALMGIDIDRVYILTFGLSAALAGLAGALVAPKATVDPFMGRMALLKGLSVVILGGLGNIPGAILGGLVLGVAEALGAGFISAAYKDAIGYALMVLVLLFRPEGLLGRRMRRA, from the coding sequence GTGTTTTGGCTCCTGGCGCAACAGACACTGAACGGCCTGGTCATGGGGCTCGTATATGCGCTCCTAGCGCTGGGGCTCACCATCAGCTTCGGCATTGGGCGCGTCATCAACTTCGCCCATGGGGAGCTGTACATGCTCGGTGCGTTCTTCACATATCTCGCAGCTGAACGGGTCGGCTATCTCGGCGGGATAGCGGTTGCTCTCGTGGCGATGGCCATAGCCGGAGTGATGACAGACCGCTTGGTCCTGCGGCCACTAAGGAACCGCCGTGCATCCATCTGGGCCCCGTTCCTCGCCACCCTGGCCGTCTCACTCGTCGTCCAGAACGGCGCGCTTGCGGTGTTCGGTCCGGACCCGTACCTCCTCAGCTCCCCTTACGCTTACGAGCCTATCGTCCTGGCGGGGCTCGTGATTACAAAGCAGGATATCCTCATCGCAGTCGTGGCCGGCCTTGCAACCTTGCTGCTTACCGTGTTCATCAAGCGCGGGAAATACGGGCTCGCCATGCGGGCCGTGGCGCGAGACCGGCAGACCGCTGCCTTGATGGGCATCGATATAGATCGCGTTTACATTCTGACGTTCGGCCTCTCCGCTGCGCTCGCGGGGCTCGCCGGGGCGCTCGTGGCACCGAAGGCCACGGTCGACCCGTTCATGGGGCGCATGGCTCTCCTTAAGGGGCTATCCGTGGTGATCCTGGGCGGGCTCGGGAACATCCCCGGTGCGATCCTCGGCGGCCTGGTGCTGGGCGTGGCCGAGGCGCTGGGCGCGGGGTTCATCTCCGCAGCCTACAAGGACGCCATCGGCTACGCGCTCATGGTGTTGGTGCTTCTCTTCCGGCCCGAGGGCCTGTTGGGCCGCAGGATGAGGCGCGCGTAG